Proteins encoded together in one Mobula birostris isolate sMobBir1 chromosome 7, sMobBir1.hap1, whole genome shotgun sequence window:
- the LOC140200221 gene encoding LOW QUALITY PROTEIN: POU domain, class 3, transcription factor 4-like (The sequence of the model RefSeq protein was modified relative to this genomic sequence to represent the inferred CDS: deleted 1 base in 1 codon), with protein MATAASNPYMPSNSILSSNSIVHSDSGGMQQATTYRDPSKMVQSDFMQGAITSNGHMLSHAHQWVTALPHTDAGSPWSSAMSGSPLGQQQQQQQQQQQQQQQQQDVKPSVQVVGRDELHTGAAPLHHHRPPHLPPHQPSHGGHPTAWGTTTTAHLPSMGSAVQPLIYSQPGGFTVNGMLSQAGGQSLHPGLRDTPELVDHGQQHHSHDHSDEDTPTSDDLEQFAKQFKQRRIKLGFTQADVGLALGTLYGNVFSQTTICRFEALQLSFKNMCKLKPLLNKWLEEADSSTGSPTSIDKIAAQGRKRKKRTSIEVSVKGALESHFLKCPKPSAQEISSLADSLQLEKEVVRVWFCNRRQKEKRMTPPGGVQQTDDVYSQVGNVNADTPPSTMDYKPPFSESKTLKIDCLDWIF; from the exons ATGGCGACAGCGGCGTCCAATCCCTACATGCCGAGCAATAGCATCCTGTCGTCCAACTCTATCGTGCACAGCGACTCAGGCGGTATGCAGCAGGCGACCACGTACCGGGATCCCTCGAAAATGGTGCAAAGCGATTTCATGCAGGGGGCCATCACCAGCAACGGCCACATGCTCAGCCATGCACACCAGTGGGTGACGGCGCTGCCGCACACCGATGCCGGCTCGCCCTGGTCCTCGGCCATGTCCGGCAGCCCCTTGGgtcaacagcagcagcagcagcagcaacaacagcaacaacagcaGCAGCAACAGGACGTGAAGCCGTCGGTGCAGGTCGTGGGCCGGGACGAGCTGCACACGGGAGCCGCTCCACTGCACCACCACCGCCCGCCTCACTTGCCGCCGCACCAGCCGTCTCACGGCGGCCACCCGACCGCCTGGGGGACGACGACTACGGCTCACCTGCCTTCCATGGGCTCGGCCGTTCAGCCTCTGATCTACTCGCAACCCGGTGGGTTCACCGTTAACGGCATGCTGAGTCAAGCGGGAGGACAGAGCCTGCACCCTGGGCTGAGGGACACGCCGGAGCTGGTGGACCACGGGCAGCAGCACCACAGCCACGACCACTCCGACGAGGACACACCGACCTCGGACGACCTGGAGCAGTTCGCCAAGCAGTTCAAGCAGAGGAGAATCAAGCTGGGCTTCACTCAGGCCGACGTCGGTTTGGCGCTGGGGACCCTCTATGGCAACGTCTTCTCGCAGACCACGATCTGCCGGTTCGAAGCGCTGCAGCTAAGCTTTAAGAACATGTGCAAACTCAAACCTCTGCTGAACAAGTGGCTGGAAGAAGCCGACTCTTCAACCGGTAGCCCCACAAGCATCGACAAGATAGCGGCTCAGGGCAGGAAGAGAAAGAAGCGCACCTCCATCGAGGTCAGTGTCAAGGGAGCTTTGGAGAGCCACTTCCTGAAATGCCCCAAGCCCTCGGCGCAGGAGATCTCAAGCCTGGCAGACAGCCTGCAGTTGGAAAAAGAAGTTGTCCGGGTTTGGTTCTGCAATCGGAGGCAGAAAGAGAAACGCATGACGCCGCCGGGAGGAGTGCAGCAGACGGACGATGTGTACTCACAGGTCGGCAATGTAAACGCCGACACACCGCCCTCT ACCATGGACTACAAACCGCCGTTCAGTGAAAGCAAAACACTAAAAATAGACTGTTTAgactggattttttaa